From the genome of Colwellia psychrerythraea 34H, one region includes:
- a CDS encoding GtrA family protein produces the protein MEQFKKFCLIGGMGFIVDSLFFISLSELTDNIMLARLLSFWLAASATWFGNRIYTYGHQKFTNVIAQWCKHLLTAHFSGCLNLLVFWYAKEVTFIPIAFCLGILAGLFSNYFITSRYVFVSTKTSRVNTD, from the coding sequence ATGGAGCAGTTTAAAAAATTTTGTCTTATTGGTGGTATGGGATTTATTGTTGATAGCCTGTTTTTTATATCTTTAAGCGAACTCACTGACAATATAATGTTAGCAAGATTATTATCATTTTGGTTAGCCGCCTCTGCGACTTGGTTTGGCAATAGAATTTATACCTACGGTCACCAAAAATTTACCAATGTCATTGCTCAATGGTGCAAGCACTTATTAACGGCTCATTTCTCTGGTTGCTTGAACTTGCTGGTATTTTGGTACGCAAAAGAGGTGACATTTATTCCCATTGCATTTTGTCTTGGCATTTTGGCAGGTTTATTTAGCAATTATTTCATTACGAGTCGATACGTTTTTGTAAGCACAAAAACATCTCGCGTCAATACCGATTAA
- a CDS encoding TonB-dependent receptor domain-containing protein — protein sequence MNTSKVSVAVCLALSSQLAIAEVTDEDKYLLDSITVIASDTDIQESVRSPQAITAVDAKTISNISSKNVPAAIQILPNVDVLGGPTPSNENVSIRGLPQSHAYVAIDGIYQSNFATKRGSWYLNPNFIKNIKVTAGPTSGAAAGKITIETLSALDLLAEGDTFGTKIDLGYRSNNAQQDYGLSLFGKSDTLDYLVSGQTSQRDAYEIGGVGGTYDKTRGDQQSGLIKIGNQFNADQRLTFTVNYDDSRTFQVRNDVGYRDTKYAGSSLVWTDQASDNELLDLQASVYFNNVDSFSWEEERGDVEGTQDIQDKSFGYSIGNNSLVDFGLLHYGTSGHFTTHTGAILKTDTQTGEIIEDESAGSEASSNSIKLATWINMQLPVGDSFEIIPGVRYDSFYIESSNAIGLEGEALLRDGRTESRVSKSLNMLYHFNDEIKFFASYAEALNAPGNGSLFTSGRGFKPNPELKSERADNKELGVVFDYQSIFSEGDSWVSRVNIFQNDIKDFITDLYSTEWPDGERVNIGQAQLKGFEFSTNYHLGDWDLSASYGQTRGIDKNTGWYLTDMPSDKINLISNYNVNDELVLGTSATFAFTHDKTPTQQLVAGGEIEDIPSEGVGSWFTMDIFSTYEPKKIKGFKVNLSITNLFDRGYAQRMDFERNGDPKNPIEFYEEGRSINVKMSYAF from the coding sequence ATGAATACATCAAAAGTTTCAGTGGCAGTCTGCTTAGCCTTGAGTAGTCAATTAGCGATAGCAGAAGTCACAGACGAAGATAAATATTTACTTGATAGTATCACCGTAATTGCCAGTGATACCGATATACAAGAGTCCGTACGATCTCCTCAAGCCATTACTGCAGTTGATGCTAAAACGATTAGCAATATCAGCAGTAAAAACGTACCTGCCGCTATACAAATTTTACCTAATGTTGATGTATTGGGAGGGCCCACGCCAAGTAATGAGAATGTTTCTATTCGTGGTTTACCACAATCCCATGCCTATGTTGCTATTGATGGTATTTATCAAAGTAATTTCGCCACTAAGCGAGGTAGTTGGTACTTGAACCCTAATTTTATAAAAAATATTAAGGTTACAGCGGGTCCAACCTCTGGCGCTGCTGCGGGTAAGATTACTATTGAAACATTATCAGCCCTTGACCTATTGGCGGAAGGTGACACTTTTGGCACTAAGATTGATTTAGGTTATCGCAGTAATAATGCACAACAAGATTATGGTTTATCACTTTTTGGTAAATCAGATACGCTTGACTATTTAGTGTCTGGTCAAACAAGCCAGCGAGACGCATATGAAATCGGTGGTGTTGGCGGGACTTATGACAAAACACGAGGGGATCAACAATCAGGTTTAATTAAAATTGGTAATCAGTTTAATGCCGACCAACGTTTAACCTTCACTGTAAACTATGATGACAGCCGCACTTTTCAAGTGAGAAATGATGTTGGATATCGTGATACTAAATATGCCGGTAGTTCACTAGTTTGGACCGACCAGGCAAGTGATAATGAATTACTCGATTTACAAGCATCTGTGTATTTCAATAATGTAGATTCATTCTCATGGGAAGAAGAAAGAGGTGATGTTGAGGGGACTCAGGATATACAAGATAAGAGTTTTGGCTACAGTATCGGCAATAATTCGCTAGTGGATTTTGGATTACTACATTATGGGACTTCAGGGCATTTTACCACCCACACAGGCGCTATTCTCAAAACTGATACGCAGACAGGAGAGATCATTGAAGATGAAAGTGCCGGTAGTGAGGCTTCAAGCAATTCAATCAAGCTCGCCACCTGGATTAACATGCAATTGCCCGTCGGTGATTCGTTCGAAATTATTCCAGGCGTAAGATATGACTCTTTCTACATTGAATCCTCCAATGCGATTGGTTTAGAAGGCGAGGCTTTATTAAGAGATGGTCGTACTGAAAGTAGAGTCTCTAAGTCTTTGAATATGCTTTATCACTTTAATGATGAAATAAAATTCTTTGCCTCATATGCTGAAGCGTTGAATGCCCCAGGTAATGGCTCGTTATTTACGTCTGGCAGAGGTTTTAAACCAAACCCAGAGCTGAAATCGGAACGAGCGGATAACAAAGAGTTAGGTGTGGTTTTTGACTACCAGAGCATTTTTTCTGAAGGCGACTCTTGGGTTAGCAGAGTAAATATTTTTCAAAATGATATCAAAGACTTTATTACCGATCTCTATAGTACTGAATGGCCCGACGGGGAGCGAGTAAATATCGGTCAAGCACAATTAAAAGGTTTTGAATTCAGTACAAATTATCACTTGGGAGATTGGGACTTATCAGCAAGTTATGGACAAACTCGAGGAATAGATAAAAACACCGGGTGGTATTTAACTGATATGCCATCCGATAAAATTAACCTTATTAGTAATTATAACGTTAATGATGAGCTTGTTTTAGGTACGAGTGCGACCTTTGCTTTTACTCATGATAAAACACCAACCCAGCAACTAGTCGCTGGTGGAGAAATTGAAGATATCCCATCAGAAGGTGTAGGAAGCTGGTTTACTATGGATATATTTTCAACTTATGAACCAAAGAAAATAAAAGGATTTAAAGTTAATTTATCAATTACCAACCTTTTTGATCGTGGTTATGCACAGCGAATGGATTTTGAGAGAAATGGTGACCCTAAAAATCCAATCGAGTTTTATGAAGAAGGTCGTAGTATCAACGTGAAAATGAGCTACGCATTTTAA
- a CDS encoding c-type cytochrome gives MSNGSNIKFYGFIAVSLMISTSYADNPITGAPDWSTPKRGVVHESKKTDQDNDKALFSIVGSDQHYTQQQIDNKFNAPDWFPNKHEKMPSIVKMGKAPNVWACALCHLASGGGHPESASLAGLDSMYLQRQMKAFADGSRLDYSGNMNRMAKTLNNAEIKQVSDWFSALPPKKVTTVVETSQVLKTYIDDTRMRLVAQPYVMEVIGDRIVEIPDHPIEVNKRNPDSIFVSYVPQGSLARGKALVSAGNAKTPPCASCHGVDLSGSAIAPSIIGNFGSYTVRQLHGFKGKTRNGGQAVMMQSVVNGLTDEDIIDISAYLTSLSVN, from the coding sequence ATGAGTAATGGTTCAAATATAAAGTTTTATGGCTTCATTGCTGTAAGTTTAATGATTTCTACTTCGTATGCAGACAATCCAATAACGGGAGCTCCTGATTGGTCTACTCCCAAACGGGGAGTTGTACATGAAAGTAAAAAGACCGATCAAGATAATGATAAAGCGCTATTTAGTATTGTAGGAAGTGATCAGCATTATACTCAGCAACAAATTGATAATAAATTTAATGCACCTGATTGGTTTCCGAATAAGCACGAAAAGATGCCGAGCATCGTCAAAATGGGGAAAGCGCCTAACGTGTGGGCATGTGCTTTGTGTCACCTAGCTTCAGGGGGAGGACATCCTGAATCTGCAAGTCTAGCTGGTCTTGATAGTATGTATTTACAACGGCAAATGAAAGCTTTTGCCGACGGCTCGAGACTCGATTATTCTGGAAACATGAATCGAATGGCCAAGACGTTAAATAATGCAGAAATTAAACAGGTTAGTGATTGGTTTTCAGCACTTCCACCCAAAAAAGTCACTACAGTTGTTGAAACTTCGCAGGTGCTTAAAACCTATATAGATGATACTCGCATGAGACTTGTTGCTCAGCCCTATGTTATGGAAGTAATAGGTGATCGTATCGTTGAAATTCCCGATCACCCCATAGAAGTGAATAAGCGTAACCCTGACAGCATTTTTGTTAGCTATGTCCCTCAAGGCAGCTTAGCAAGAGGTAAAGCCTTAGTCAGCGCAGGTAATGCTAAAACCCCGCCTTGCGCTAGTTGTCATGGGGTCGATTTGAGCGGTAGCGCTATTGCTCCCTCGATAATAGGTAACTTTGGTAGTTATACTGTTCGTCAATTACACGGATTTAAAGGTAAAACTAGAAATGGCGGGCAAGCAGTGATGATGCAAAGTGTAGTAAATGGCTTAACAGATGAAGATATTATTGATATTTCAGCTTATTTAACGTCTTTATCAGTTAACTAA
- a CDS encoding cytochrome-c peroxidase codes for MKRLHFNLITLACVTLFGCENPDGIADDAQTRDYSTIFTPLPSKTIYPSNNPYSETKERLGELLFWDPILSGDKDTSCASCHHPDFGWADGRILSIGSDGIGLGPQRYGFQVTSIHAPTIMNVAYTGIKNNESDSSFVSGGYFWDLRADTLEEQSLGPIKNPVEMLGYNNNEKEIMADIVERLRLIPEYVTLFEQAFGVTEAVSSENIVKAIATFERKITSPNTRFDRFLSGEQSIFTQQEIIGLNKFIDGGCARCHLGPMLSDNILHLGEAIIGTDIVRTPSLRNISYTAPYMHDGSRARLIDAIADYENRGDLDVTIGEDDFADIEAFLQTVNTDDFYKGIPTIVPSGLTVGGNIN; via the coding sequence ATGAAACGATTACACTTTAATTTAATCACGTTGGCTTGTGTCACTTTATTTGGCTGCGAAAATCCTGACGGGATAGCAGATGATGCACAAACTAGAGATTATTCAACAATTTTTACTCCCTTACCGTCAAAAACCATCTACCCGTCAAATAACCCTTACAGTGAAACCAAAGAACGACTAGGTGAATTACTTTTTTGGGATCCAATACTCTCAGGTGATAAAGACACATCATGTGCCTCATGTCACCATCCTGATTTTGGTTGGGCTGATGGACGTATATTATCTATCGGTTCCGACGGTATTGGCTTAGGACCTCAAAGATACGGTTTTCAGGTAACGTCCATTCATGCTCCTACAATCATGAATGTTGCTTATACTGGTATCAAAAACAATGAAAGCGATAGTAGCTTTGTTTCTGGCGGATATTTTTGGGACTTGAGAGCTGATACTTTAGAAGAGCAATCCTTAGGGCCAATTAAAAATCCAGTCGAAATGCTTGGCTATAATAATAATGAAAAAGAAATTATGGCCGACATTGTTGAACGCTTACGACTTATTCCTGAATATGTGACTTTATTTGAGCAAGCCTTCGGCGTAACAGAGGCTGTATCCAGTGAAAACATAGTAAAAGCCATAGCAACTTTTGAAAGAAAAATAACGAGTCCAAACACACGATTTGATCGATTTCTTTCTGGAGAGCAATCAATTTTCACCCAACAAGAAATAATCGGTCTCAACAAGTTTATCGATGGAGGCTGTGCTCGTTGCCATTTAGGACCAATGCTGTCAGATAACATATTGCATCTTGGTGAGGCTATTATTGGAACAGATATTGTTCGTACACCAAGTTTGAGAAATATATCCTATACAGCGCCATACATGCATGATGGTTCACGTGCTAGATTGATTGATGCAATAGCTGATTATGAAAATAGAGGCGATCTAGACGTAACAATTGGCGAAGATGATTTTGCTGATATAGAAGCATTTTTGCAAACAGTTAATACCGATGACTTTTACAAGGGAATACCGACTATTGTGCCAAGTGGTTTGACCGTTGGTGGCAATATTAACTGA
- a CDS encoding glycosyltransferase family 2 protein, producing MQLVNNESSTKNEITLSIIVPVYNEREMLPIFHHHLAKVLSTLSEDSVEVIYVNDGSCDDSWDVMLDLNSHYANIECINLSRNFGKEAAMTAGIDNAKGQAVILLDADLQDPPELIPDMLTAWRKGFDVVNMKRSARLGESKFKCWSAHVYYRLLDHLSEVPLQKDVGDFRLLSRRVIEDIKKLSERSRYMKGILSWPGYKQTTISFERPERVAGETKWSFIQLVKLGLSGITAFSVKPLRISTWAGVLISASAFGYGLWILLKTLVFGEAVAGYPSMMLIQLFLGGVQLLAIGVLGEYVGRIYAEAKARPIYLIMDKERNTLVSSMVEKHG from the coding sequence ATGCAACTTGTAAATAATGAGTCATCGACTAAAAATGAAATAACCCTAAGCATCATTGTGCCCGTTTACAATGAGCGAGAAATGCTACCAATATTTCACCATCACTTAGCAAAAGTACTTAGTACTCTCTCTGAAGACAGCGTTGAAGTTATTTATGTTAATGATGGGAGTTGTGACGATAGCTGGGATGTTATGTTGGATTTAAATAGCCATTACGCCAATATCGAATGTATAAACCTAAGTCGAAATTTTGGCAAAGAAGCGGCCATGACTGCTGGTATAGATAATGCGAAAGGCCAAGCTGTTATATTGTTAGATGCTGATTTACAAGATCCGCCTGAGTTGATCCCTGACATGCTCACCGCTTGGCGTAAAGGTTTCGATGTCGTTAATATGAAACGTAGTGCACGACTTGGCGAGTCCAAATTTAAATGTTGGTCAGCGCACGTTTATTACCGATTGCTTGATCATTTATCAGAAGTACCTTTACAAAAAGATGTTGGCGACTTCAGGTTATTGAGCCGCAGAGTTATTGAAGATATCAAAAAACTATCTGAACGAAGTCGGTATATGAAAGGCATTCTTTCTTGGCCAGGGTATAAACAAACCACTATTAGTTTTGAGCGTCCAGAACGCGTAGCAGGGGAAACTAAATGGTCTTTTATTCAATTGGTTAAATTAGGATTATCAGGTATCACCGCGTTTAGTGTTAAACCATTAAGAATATCAACTTGGGCCGGTGTATTGATTTCAGCTTCTGCTTTTGGCTACGGACTTTGGATTTTGTTGAAAACCTTAGTCTTTGGTGAAGCCGTTGCTGGTTATCCTTCAATGATGTTAATACAATTATTTTTAGGTGGCGTACAGCTATTAGCGATTGGTGTTTTAGGCGAATATGTAGGACGCATATATGCTGAAGCCAAGGCTAGACCCATATATTTAATTATGGATAAAGAACGAAATACACTCGTCAGTTCGATGGTGGAAAAGCATGGTTGA